The Hylaeus volcanicus isolate JK05 unplaced genomic scaffold, UHH_iyHylVolc1.0_haploid 12197, whole genome shotgun sequence genome has a window encoding:
- the LOC128882972 gene encoding uncharacterized protein LOC128882972 isoform X1, with translation MHIKSITLQGFLNYKDVTTVAFNPHFNVIVGPNGAGKSTLLLAIRFAMGFEEASERFLWLHHGANSRSLIGYVSLTLDNNDNRISVLDTGDVVIRRDFSCEKDEITLNGKLTTRHELLGLLEVAGFSRFNPYYFVHQHEVSELVRMNNCKRLMTLKECAGTRVYDARRSEAIRSLEETKSKRDTIDSMLSMISCRIQDLKSEQHEFEECLQLETEKSCLTTAIAKKELLLVTENLKELKEKNSMCESQAQDVQKQMEQIYQAAEKDKFLKNKEEQKLQEFEKSLTCLKEKLEKTLQEESRQSLKKFEFKKQKESLESLFESSQSKIQNFLTKNQKEEESLRAIEEKKNQCALDHQKLEEKIASMQENYPGLDNTEDEETTLQDNGREKICQLNRDIQETQVLLTKTEQQKKKVDEELRKATNQLLECREKIKENETQSSHGVKSNHFIFQGEQMDLEKAAALEKKLLQEYNNIMEQLGHCDMEISVDQRNFYRALPHNELAGYLESVKFAKSRNWIEENVFYGILLDKVVVEPQYFKAVETVAGSQLYNILVKDQSYATQLAKHLKSIKQGVAVITPVRDIQRRFREPIVEIRKLGLCSTNDVVPLLCVMSVEEQVAPALTQVFGGYLLLKNFDLQLVQTLASKGYNCVTMEGDLISSKGTLKGGFRSNISRLHLKELVKKKQKVYEDLKDKQRETKDRLDELREAQTIFMIEQASFNSVESVTQKKHSLVNTVLTLERAIQSYRENQHIFNTALTQLQFQLDTLQCEALRLQKKKTGEESNKSRLTILEKERVKKQFNDLTRQKIALEQESKTLEEDFNLNHQKQRLYIESCLAWEKENGEQLLKEIDKTVKALNEMQVSFQLLEKEKNHLEQQIRHVEECHALCKETLKTLADQEENVIRTLETLQEECSQINFEKNSVQDKMNAFQIKQAILETRQRAGIGFDSQIAELMELDESQLALRLSTIVEKLSRFTYVNRRASDHCTSIIQEQSALLKSRETLYSAEDGINRLIENLDQQKDFTLLKTFENVNTQFYQVFRELVPGGRGKLVLKKIPKTGEANKTMETEYDPYNQNESNSQATMTLTEDIITGLDIKVRFPSSRNYVSLHQLSGGQKSTVALALIFALQRVEAAPFYVLDEVDASLDAHYRGAVAQLMKQQAEQHQMIVISHKKAMIQAAHWFIKTEIVGGTIQVTPTTMEDALALAQFSNDPINNSSQQLLPMEPASTAPPKVLCEEC, from the exons ATGCATATCAAGTCGATCACCTTGCAAGGTTTTCTTAACTATAAAGATGTCACAACGGTGGCATTCAATCCACACTTTAATGTTATTG TGGGACCTAATGGTGCTGGAAAAAGTACATTGTTATTGGCTATTCGTTTCGCTATGGGGTTTGAAGAAGCTTCAGAACGATTTTTATGGCTTCATCATGGAGCCAATTCTCGTTCACTTATTGGTTATGTCAGCTTAACACTTGACAATAATGATAATCGAATTTCAGTG TTAGATACTGGTGATGTCGTCATCCGGAGGGATTTCAGCTGtgaaaaagatgaaattacattaaacGGGAAACTGACAACCCGGCATGAACTTTTGGGCCTTCTGGAAGTGGCTGGCTTTTCTCGGTTCAATCCCTACTATTTCGTACATCAACACGAAGTATCTGAGCTTGTTCGTATGAATAACTGTAAACGCCTTATGACTTTAAAGGAATGTGCGGGAACACG tGTTTACGATGCGCGTCGTTCGGAAGCCATTCGTAGTTTAGAGGAAACCAAATCAAAACGCGATACAATTGACTCCATGTTGAGTATGATTAGTTGTCGCATTCAGGATTTAAag AGTGAGCAACATGAATTTGAAGAATGTCTTCAGCTAGAAACTGAGAAATCCTGCTTAACAACGGCCATTGCAA aaaaagagtTGTTACTGGTTacggaaaatttaaaagagcTCAAGGAGAAAAATTCTATGTGTGAGAGTCAAGCACAAGATGTGCAGAAACAAATGGAGCAGATATATCAAGCGGCCGAAaaggacaaatttttaaaaaacaaag AGGAGCAGAAATTACAGGAATTTGAAAAGTCTTTAACATGTTTGAaagagaaattagaaaag ACTTTACAAGAAGAATCGCGTCAATctttgaaaaagtttgaattcaaaaaacaaaaggaGTCGTTGGAGTCTTTATTTGAAAG CTCgcaaagtaaaattcaaaattttcttacaaaaaatcaaaaagaagaagaatcgtTACGCGCgattgaagaaaagaaaaaccaatGTGCTCTTGATCATCAAAAGCTTGAAGAGAAAATAGCCTCT ATGCAAGAAAATTATCCAGGACTTGACAACACCGAGGATGAGGAGACTACGCTTCAGGACAAtggaagagaaaaaatatgCCAGCTTAATCGAGATATACAAGAGACCCAAGTTTTACTAACAAAAACTGAACAACAA aagaaaaaagttgatGAAGAATTACGGAAAGCAACAAACCAATTGCTTGAGTGTCGAgaaaaaattaaggaaaacgAAACCCAGTCATCTCATGGTGTAAAGTCAAatcactttatttttcaagggGAACAAATGGATTTGGAAAAAGCTGCAGCATTGGAGAAGAAACTTTTACAAGAGTACAACAACATTATGGAACAATTGGGTCATTGCGATATGGAAATTTCAGTGGATCAAC gaaatttttatcgcgCGCTACCGCACAATGAACTTGCTGGATATTTgg AAAGCGTTAAATTTGCCAAAAGTCGAAATTGGATAGAGGAAAACGTTTTTTATGGCATCCTACTTGACAAGGTGGTTGTTGAACCACAATACTTTAAAGCGGTGGAG ACAGTTGCAGGATCccaattatataacattttagTAAAAGATCAATCGTATGCTACGCAGTTAGCCAAGCATCTGAAATCCATCAAACAAGGAGTTGCTGTAATAACACCCGTACGTGATATTCAAAG GCGTTTTCGAGAACCCATTGTAGAAATCAGAAAACTAGGATTGTGTAGTACAAACGATGTTGTTCCTTTGCTTTGTGTTATGTCTGTTGAAGAGCAAGTTGCCCCTGCCTTAACTCAAGTATTTGGAGGTTAtcttttgttgaaaaatttcg ACCTTCAATTGGTTCAAACATTAGCATCTAAAGGGTATAATTGTGTTACAATGGAGGGTGACTTG ATCAGTAGTAAAGGAACACTCAAAGGGGGTTTCCGTTCAAACATATCTCGATTGCATTTAAAAGAACTCgtgaagaaaaaacaaaaagtttatgaagatttaaaagataaacaacgtGAAACGAAAGATCGTCTTGATGAATTGCGTGAAGCTCAAACGATTTTTATGATTGAACAAGCCTCATTTAATTCAGTCGAGTCTGTTACTCAAAAAAAACATTCTCTTGTTAACACGGTTTTAACATTAGAAAG AGCTATACAGAGCTACCGTGAAAATCAACACATATTCAACACAGCATTAACGCAACTCCAGTTCCAACTGGATACGTTGCAATGTGAAGCATTACG cttgcaaaaaaagaaaacgggtGAAGAAAGCAACAAGTCACGACTTACGATTCTTGAGAAAGA AAGAGTGAAGAAACAGTTCAACGATTTAACTAGGCAAAAAATAGCACTAGAACAAGAATCTAAGACATTAGAAGAAGACTTTAATTTGAATCATCAAAAACAGCGACTCTATATTGAGTCTTGCTTAGCGTGGGAGAAAGAGAACGGAGAACAGTTATTGAAGGAGATCGATAAAACTGTCAAAGCACTTAACGAGATGCAAGTTTCATTCCAATTACTGGAAAAGGAGAAGAATcac ttAGAACAACAAATTCGCCACGTAGAAGAGTGTCATGCTTTATGtaaagaaacattgaaaaccCTTGCGGACcaagaagaaaatgtaataagGACACTTGAAACATTACAAGAAGAATgttctcaaattaattttgaaaaaaattctgtacAAGATAAAATGAATGCATTTCA AATTAAACAAGCTATTCTAGAAACACGACAACGTGCAGGAATAGGCTTCGATAGCCAAATCGCTGAATTGATGGAGTTGGATGAGAGTCAACTTGCATTACGTTTATCAACTATTGTTGAG AAGTTAAGCCGCTTCACCTATGTGAACCGTCGGGCTAGTGATCACTGTACTAGTATTATTC AAGAGCAAAGTGCTCTATTAAAAAGTAGAGAGACGTTATATAGTGCAGAAGACGGAATTAATCGGTTAATAGAGAATTTGGATCAACAAAAAGactttactttattaaaaacctttgaaaatgttaacaCACAATTTTATCAG GTGTTTCGAGAGCTTGTTCCTGGTGGTCGGGGTAAGTTAgttcttaaaaaaatacccAAAACCGGTGAAGCCAATAAAACCATGGAAACGGAATATGATCCTTATAATCAGAACGAATCAAATTCACAAGCTACCATG aCACTCACTGAAGATATCATCACAGGCCTTGATATTAAAGTACGatttccttcttcgcgtaATTATGTATCTTTGCATCAACTATCTG GAGGACAAAAGTCAACTGTAGCGTTAGCTTTAATTTTTGCACTACAAAGAGTTGAGGCAGCTCCATTTTATGTGCTTGATGAAGTGGATGCGAGTCTTGATGCTCATTATCGAGGTGCAGTAGCGCAGTT AATGAAGCAACAAGCAGAACAACATCAGATGATCGTTATTTCTCATAAAAAAGCTATGATACAAGCCGCCCATTGGTTTATTAAAACGGAAATTGTGGGAGGAACCATTCAAGTCACACCTACCACAATGGAAGATGCCTTAGCACTAGCACAg TTTTCTAACGACCCCATCAATAACTCATCCCAGCAATTGTTACCAATGGAACCTGCATCAACTGCTCCTCCTAAAGTGTTATGTGAAGAGTGTTGA
- the LOC128882972 gene encoding uncharacterized protein LOC128882972 isoform X2 translates to MCGNTVVSFLTICQTLMVFFLGNFVNSVYDARRSEAIRSLEETKSKRDTIDSMLSMISCRIQDLKSEQHEFEECLQLETEKSCLTTAIAKKELLLVTENLKELKEKNSMCESQAQDVQKQMEQIYQAAEKDKFLKNKEEQKLQEFEKSLTCLKEKLEKTLQEESRQSLKKFEFKKQKESLESLFESSQSKIQNFLTKNQKEEESLRAIEEKKNQCALDHQKLEEKIASMQENYPGLDNTEDEETTLQDNGREKICQLNRDIQETQVLLTKTEQQKKKVDEELRKATNQLLECREKIKENETQSSHGVKSNHFIFQGEQMDLEKAAALEKKLLQEYNNIMEQLGHCDMEISVDQRNFYRALPHNELAGYLESVKFAKSRNWIEENVFYGILLDKVVVEPQYFKAVETVAGSQLYNILVKDQSYATQLAKHLKSIKQGVAVITPVRDIQRRFREPIVEIRKLGLCSTNDVVPLLCVMSVEEQVAPALTQVFGGYLLLKNFDLQLVQTLASKGYNCVTMEGDLISSKGTLKGGFRSNISRLHLKELVKKKQKVYEDLKDKQRETKDRLDELREAQTIFMIEQASFNSVESVTQKKHSLVNTVLTLERAIQSYRENQHIFNTALTQLQFQLDTLQCEALRLQKKKTGEESNKSRLTILEKERVKKQFNDLTRQKIALEQESKTLEEDFNLNHQKQRLYIESCLAWEKENGEQLLKEIDKTVKALNEMQVSFQLLEKEKNHLEQQIRHVEECHALCKETLKTLADQEENVIRTLETLQEECSQINFEKNSVQDKMNAFQIKQAILETRQRAGIGFDSQIAELMELDESQLALRLSTIVEKLSRFTYVNRRASDHCTSIIQEQSALLKSRETLYSAEDGINRLIENLDQQKDFTLLKTFENVNTQFYQVFRELVPGGRGKLVLKKIPKTGEANKTMETEYDPYNQNESNSQATMTLTEDIITGLDIKVRFPSSRNYVSLHQLSGGQKSTVALALIFALQRVEAAPFYVLDEVDASLDAHYRGAVAQLMKQQAEQHQMIVISHKKAMIQAAHWFIKTEIVGGTIQVTPTTMEDALALAQFSNDPINNSSQQLLPMEPASTAPPKVLCEEC, encoded by the exons ATGTGCGGGAACACGGTGGTTTCTTTTTTGACAATTTGTCAAACCCTAATGGTCTTTTTTTTGggtaattttgttaacagtGTTTACGATGCGCGTCGTTCGGAAGCCATTCGTAGTTTAGAGGAAACCAAATCAAAACGCGATACAATTGACTCCATGTTGAGTATGATTAGTTGTCGCATTCAGGATTTAAag AGTGAGCAACATGAATTTGAAGAATGTCTTCAGCTAGAAACTGAGAAATCCTGCTTAACAACGGCCATTGCAA aaaaagagtTGTTACTGGTTacggaaaatttaaaagagcTCAAGGAGAAAAATTCTATGTGTGAGAGTCAAGCACAAGATGTGCAGAAACAAATGGAGCAGATATATCAAGCGGCCGAAaaggacaaatttttaaaaaacaaag AGGAGCAGAAATTACAGGAATTTGAAAAGTCTTTAACATGTTTGAaagagaaattagaaaag ACTTTACAAGAAGAATCGCGTCAATctttgaaaaagtttgaattcaaaaaacaaaaggaGTCGTTGGAGTCTTTATTTGAAAG CTCgcaaagtaaaattcaaaattttcttacaaaaaatcaaaaagaagaagaatcgtTACGCGCgattgaagaaaagaaaaaccaatGTGCTCTTGATCATCAAAAGCTTGAAGAGAAAATAGCCTCT ATGCAAGAAAATTATCCAGGACTTGACAACACCGAGGATGAGGAGACTACGCTTCAGGACAAtggaagagaaaaaatatgCCAGCTTAATCGAGATATACAAGAGACCCAAGTTTTACTAACAAAAACTGAACAACAA aagaaaaaagttgatGAAGAATTACGGAAAGCAACAAACCAATTGCTTGAGTGTCGAgaaaaaattaaggaaaacgAAACCCAGTCATCTCATGGTGTAAAGTCAAatcactttatttttcaagggGAACAAATGGATTTGGAAAAAGCTGCAGCATTGGAGAAGAAACTTTTACAAGAGTACAACAACATTATGGAACAATTGGGTCATTGCGATATGGAAATTTCAGTGGATCAAC gaaatttttatcgcgCGCTACCGCACAATGAACTTGCTGGATATTTgg AAAGCGTTAAATTTGCCAAAAGTCGAAATTGGATAGAGGAAAACGTTTTTTATGGCATCCTACTTGACAAGGTGGTTGTTGAACCACAATACTTTAAAGCGGTGGAG ACAGTTGCAGGATCccaattatataacattttagTAAAAGATCAATCGTATGCTACGCAGTTAGCCAAGCATCTGAAATCCATCAAACAAGGAGTTGCTGTAATAACACCCGTACGTGATATTCAAAG GCGTTTTCGAGAACCCATTGTAGAAATCAGAAAACTAGGATTGTGTAGTACAAACGATGTTGTTCCTTTGCTTTGTGTTATGTCTGTTGAAGAGCAAGTTGCCCCTGCCTTAACTCAAGTATTTGGAGGTTAtcttttgttgaaaaatttcg ACCTTCAATTGGTTCAAACATTAGCATCTAAAGGGTATAATTGTGTTACAATGGAGGGTGACTTG ATCAGTAGTAAAGGAACACTCAAAGGGGGTTTCCGTTCAAACATATCTCGATTGCATTTAAAAGAACTCgtgaagaaaaaacaaaaagtttatgaagatttaaaagataaacaacgtGAAACGAAAGATCGTCTTGATGAATTGCGTGAAGCTCAAACGATTTTTATGATTGAACAAGCCTCATTTAATTCAGTCGAGTCTGTTACTCAAAAAAAACATTCTCTTGTTAACACGGTTTTAACATTAGAAAG AGCTATACAGAGCTACCGTGAAAATCAACACATATTCAACACAGCATTAACGCAACTCCAGTTCCAACTGGATACGTTGCAATGTGAAGCATTACG cttgcaaaaaaagaaaacgggtGAAGAAAGCAACAAGTCACGACTTACGATTCTTGAGAAAGA AAGAGTGAAGAAACAGTTCAACGATTTAACTAGGCAAAAAATAGCACTAGAACAAGAATCTAAGACATTAGAAGAAGACTTTAATTTGAATCATCAAAAACAGCGACTCTATATTGAGTCTTGCTTAGCGTGGGAGAAAGAGAACGGAGAACAGTTATTGAAGGAGATCGATAAAACTGTCAAAGCACTTAACGAGATGCAAGTTTCATTCCAATTACTGGAAAAGGAGAAGAATcac ttAGAACAACAAATTCGCCACGTAGAAGAGTGTCATGCTTTATGtaaagaaacattgaaaaccCTTGCGGACcaagaagaaaatgtaataagGACACTTGAAACATTACAAGAAGAATgttctcaaattaattttgaaaaaaattctgtacAAGATAAAATGAATGCATTTCA AATTAAACAAGCTATTCTAGAAACACGACAACGTGCAGGAATAGGCTTCGATAGCCAAATCGCTGAATTGATGGAGTTGGATGAGAGTCAACTTGCATTACGTTTATCAACTATTGTTGAG AAGTTAAGCCGCTTCACCTATGTGAACCGTCGGGCTAGTGATCACTGTACTAGTATTATTC AAGAGCAAAGTGCTCTATTAAAAAGTAGAGAGACGTTATATAGTGCAGAAGACGGAATTAATCGGTTAATAGAGAATTTGGATCAACAAAAAGactttactttattaaaaacctttgaaaatgttaacaCACAATTTTATCAG GTGTTTCGAGAGCTTGTTCCTGGTGGTCGGGGTAAGTTAgttcttaaaaaaatacccAAAACCGGTGAAGCCAATAAAACCATGGAAACGGAATATGATCCTTATAATCAGAACGAATCAAATTCACAAGCTACCATG aCACTCACTGAAGATATCATCACAGGCCTTGATATTAAAGTACGatttccttcttcgcgtaATTATGTATCTTTGCATCAACTATCTG GAGGACAAAAGTCAACTGTAGCGTTAGCTTTAATTTTTGCACTACAAAGAGTTGAGGCAGCTCCATTTTATGTGCTTGATGAAGTGGATGCGAGTCTTGATGCTCATTATCGAGGTGCAGTAGCGCAGTT AATGAAGCAACAAGCAGAACAACATCAGATGATCGTTATTTCTCATAAAAAAGCTATGATACAAGCCGCCCATTGGTTTATTAAAACGGAAATTGTGGGAGGAACCATTCAAGTCACACCTACCACAATGGAAGATGCCTTAGCACTAGCACAg TTTTCTAACGACCCCATCAATAACTCATCCCAGCAATTGTTACCAATGGAACCTGCATCAACTGCTCCTCCTAAAGTGTTATGTGAAGAGTGTTGA
- the LOC128882972 gene encoding uncharacterized protein LOC128882972 isoform X3, whose protein sequence is MLSMISCRIQDLKSEQHEFEECLQLETEKSCLTTAIAKKELLLVTENLKELKEKNSMCESQAQDVQKQMEQIYQAAEKDKFLKNKEEQKLQEFEKSLTCLKEKLEKTLQEESRQSLKKFEFKKQKESLESLFESSQSKIQNFLTKNQKEEESLRAIEEKKNQCALDHQKLEEKIASMQENYPGLDNTEDEETTLQDNGREKICQLNRDIQETQVLLTKTEQQKKKVDEELRKATNQLLECREKIKENETQSSHGVKSNHFIFQGEQMDLEKAAALEKKLLQEYNNIMEQLGHCDMEISVDQRNFYRALPHNELAGYLESVKFAKSRNWIEENVFYGILLDKVVVEPQYFKAVETVAGSQLYNILVKDQSYATQLAKHLKSIKQGVAVITPVRDIQRRFREPIVEIRKLGLCSTNDVVPLLCVMSVEEQVAPALTQVFGGYLLLKNFDLQLVQTLASKGYNCVTMEGDLISSKGTLKGGFRSNISRLHLKELVKKKQKVYEDLKDKQRETKDRLDELREAQTIFMIEQASFNSVESVTQKKHSLVNTVLTLERAIQSYRENQHIFNTALTQLQFQLDTLQCEALRLQKKKTGEESNKSRLTILEKERVKKQFNDLTRQKIALEQESKTLEEDFNLNHQKQRLYIESCLAWEKENGEQLLKEIDKTVKALNEMQVSFQLLEKEKNHLEQQIRHVEECHALCKETLKTLADQEENVIRTLETLQEECSQINFEKNSVQDKMNAFQIKQAILETRQRAGIGFDSQIAELMELDESQLALRLSTIVEKLSRFTYVNRRASDHCTSIIQEQSALLKSRETLYSAEDGINRLIENLDQQKDFTLLKTFENVNTQFYQVFRELVPGGRGKLVLKKIPKTGEANKTMETEYDPYNQNESNSQATMTLTEDIITGLDIKVRFPSSRNYVSLHQLSGGQKSTVALALIFALQRVEAAPFYVLDEVDASLDAHYRGAVAQLMKQQAEQHQMIVISHKKAMIQAAHWFIKTEIVGGTIQVTPTTMEDALALAQFSNDPINNSSQQLLPMEPASTAPPKVLCEEC, encoded by the exons ATGTTGAGTATGATTAGTTGTCGCATTCAGGATTTAAag AGTGAGCAACATGAATTTGAAGAATGTCTTCAGCTAGAAACTGAGAAATCCTGCTTAACAACGGCCATTGCAA aaaaagagtTGTTACTGGTTacggaaaatttaaaagagcTCAAGGAGAAAAATTCTATGTGTGAGAGTCAAGCACAAGATGTGCAGAAACAAATGGAGCAGATATATCAAGCGGCCGAAaaggacaaatttttaaaaaacaaag AGGAGCAGAAATTACAGGAATTTGAAAAGTCTTTAACATGTTTGAaagagaaattagaaaag ACTTTACAAGAAGAATCGCGTCAATctttgaaaaagtttgaattcaaaaaacaaaaggaGTCGTTGGAGTCTTTATTTGAAAG CTCgcaaagtaaaattcaaaattttcttacaaaaaatcaaaaagaagaagaatcgtTACGCGCgattgaagaaaagaaaaaccaatGTGCTCTTGATCATCAAAAGCTTGAAGAGAAAATAGCCTCT ATGCAAGAAAATTATCCAGGACTTGACAACACCGAGGATGAGGAGACTACGCTTCAGGACAAtggaagagaaaaaatatgCCAGCTTAATCGAGATATACAAGAGACCCAAGTTTTACTAACAAAAACTGAACAACAA aagaaaaaagttgatGAAGAATTACGGAAAGCAACAAACCAATTGCTTGAGTGTCGAgaaaaaattaaggaaaacgAAACCCAGTCATCTCATGGTGTAAAGTCAAatcactttatttttcaagggGAACAAATGGATTTGGAAAAAGCTGCAGCATTGGAGAAGAAACTTTTACAAGAGTACAACAACATTATGGAACAATTGGGTCATTGCGATATGGAAATTTCAGTGGATCAAC gaaatttttatcgcgCGCTACCGCACAATGAACTTGCTGGATATTTgg AAAGCGTTAAATTTGCCAAAAGTCGAAATTGGATAGAGGAAAACGTTTTTTATGGCATCCTACTTGACAAGGTGGTTGTTGAACCACAATACTTTAAAGCGGTGGAG ACAGTTGCAGGATCccaattatataacattttagTAAAAGATCAATCGTATGCTACGCAGTTAGCCAAGCATCTGAAATCCATCAAACAAGGAGTTGCTGTAATAACACCCGTACGTGATATTCAAAG GCGTTTTCGAGAACCCATTGTAGAAATCAGAAAACTAGGATTGTGTAGTACAAACGATGTTGTTCCTTTGCTTTGTGTTATGTCTGTTGAAGAGCAAGTTGCCCCTGCCTTAACTCAAGTATTTGGAGGTTAtcttttgttgaaaaatttcg ACCTTCAATTGGTTCAAACATTAGCATCTAAAGGGTATAATTGTGTTACAATGGAGGGTGACTTG ATCAGTAGTAAAGGAACACTCAAAGGGGGTTTCCGTTCAAACATATCTCGATTGCATTTAAAAGAACTCgtgaagaaaaaacaaaaagtttatgaagatttaaaagataaacaacgtGAAACGAAAGATCGTCTTGATGAATTGCGTGAAGCTCAAACGATTTTTATGATTGAACAAGCCTCATTTAATTCAGTCGAGTCTGTTACTCAAAAAAAACATTCTCTTGTTAACACGGTTTTAACATTAGAAAG AGCTATACAGAGCTACCGTGAAAATCAACACATATTCAACACAGCATTAACGCAACTCCAGTTCCAACTGGATACGTTGCAATGTGAAGCATTACG cttgcaaaaaaagaaaacgggtGAAGAAAGCAACAAGTCACGACTTACGATTCTTGAGAAAGA AAGAGTGAAGAAACAGTTCAACGATTTAACTAGGCAAAAAATAGCACTAGAACAAGAATCTAAGACATTAGAAGAAGACTTTAATTTGAATCATCAAAAACAGCGACTCTATATTGAGTCTTGCTTAGCGTGGGAGAAAGAGAACGGAGAACAGTTATTGAAGGAGATCGATAAAACTGTCAAAGCACTTAACGAGATGCAAGTTTCATTCCAATTACTGGAAAAGGAGAAGAATcac ttAGAACAACAAATTCGCCACGTAGAAGAGTGTCATGCTTTATGtaaagaaacattgaaaaccCTTGCGGACcaagaagaaaatgtaataagGACACTTGAAACATTACAAGAAGAATgttctcaaattaattttgaaaaaaattctgtacAAGATAAAATGAATGCATTTCA AATTAAACAAGCTATTCTAGAAACACGACAACGTGCAGGAATAGGCTTCGATAGCCAAATCGCTGAATTGATGGAGTTGGATGAGAGTCAACTTGCATTACGTTTATCAACTATTGTTGAG AAGTTAAGCCGCTTCACCTATGTGAACCGTCGGGCTAGTGATCACTGTACTAGTATTATTC AAGAGCAAAGTGCTCTATTAAAAAGTAGAGAGACGTTATATAGTGCAGAAGACGGAATTAATCGGTTAATAGAGAATTTGGATCAACAAAAAGactttactttattaaaaacctttgaaaatgttaacaCACAATTTTATCAG GTGTTTCGAGAGCTTGTTCCTGGTGGTCGGGGTAAGTTAgttcttaaaaaaatacccAAAACCGGTGAAGCCAATAAAACCATGGAAACGGAATATGATCCTTATAATCAGAACGAATCAAATTCACAAGCTACCATG aCACTCACTGAAGATATCATCACAGGCCTTGATATTAAAGTACGatttccttcttcgcgtaATTATGTATCTTTGCATCAACTATCTG GAGGACAAAAGTCAACTGTAGCGTTAGCTTTAATTTTTGCACTACAAAGAGTTGAGGCAGCTCCATTTTATGTGCTTGATGAAGTGGATGCGAGTCTTGATGCTCATTATCGAGGTGCAGTAGCGCAGTT AATGAAGCAACAAGCAGAACAACATCAGATGATCGTTATTTCTCATAAAAAAGCTATGATACAAGCCGCCCATTGGTTTATTAAAACGGAAATTGTGGGAGGAACCATTCAAGTCACACCTACCACAATGGAAGATGCCTTAGCACTAGCACAg TTTTCTAACGACCCCATCAATAACTCATCCCAGCAATTGTTACCAATGGAACCTGCATCAACTGCTCCTCCTAAAGTGTTATGTGAAGAGTGTTGA